The Streptomyces aurantiacus genome includes a region encoding these proteins:
- the istA gene encoding IS21 family transposase, translating to MVDVTEIYVHWYAGRSKRELAASLGVDRKTIRKYLTPAEAAGITPGGPPMGEADWAKLIKEWFPELTNSRLRQITWAEIDRHRDYIEGLLGEVTVTTIHQRLRDEHKLQVSISAFRRWVHATLPDDVKRSQVTVLREDIEPGEEAQIDYGFLGQWINPRTGKRHRIWAFVMVLPCSRHMFVRPVLNLHQHSWTEAHVAAFRYFGGVPRRLVPDNLKTGVDKPDLYDPKINKAYAELATHYGALVDPARALKPKDKPRVERPMPYIRDSFWRGREFISIEHMQAEAVTWAQNVAGQRPCRPLGGATPMAVFGALEAETLLPLPPTPFVLARWSTATVGPDIHIKVGRTLYSVPWKLIGRRVDVRSTATMVQVFLDGELVKTHAALEQGKRTDRSDYPPEKIAFQMKTPIWCRTQASELGDACREVVDQLLEVNALYRLRAAQGVLGLRKKYGDTRLEAACARAITVGDPSYRTIKGILIAGTETDPEPETSGDAGAAAFLHGPKRLFASATPPDTADGLRDDQVHGEAEGSI from the coding sequence GTGGTCGATGTCACCGAGATCTACGTCCACTGGTACGCAGGCCGCTCGAAGCGTGAGCTGGCCGCGTCGCTGGGGGTGGACCGCAAGACGATCCGCAAGTACCTGACGCCGGCGGAGGCGGCCGGGATCACTCCGGGCGGGCCGCCGATGGGCGAGGCCGACTGGGCCAAGCTGATCAAGGAGTGGTTCCCTGAGCTGACCAACTCCCGTCTGCGGCAGATCACTTGGGCGGAGATCGATCGGCACCGCGACTACATCGAGGGCCTGCTGGGTGAGGTGACGGTCACCACGATCCATCAACGGCTGCGGGACGAGCACAAGCTTCAGGTGTCGATCTCCGCGTTCCGCCGCTGGGTGCACGCCACGCTGCCCGACGACGTGAAAAGGTCGCAGGTCACCGTCCTGCGCGAGGACATCGAGCCGGGCGAGGAGGCCCAGATCGACTACGGCTTCCTGGGTCAGTGGATCAACCCGCGCACCGGCAAACGGCACCGGATCTGGGCCTTCGTGATGGTCCTGCCGTGCTCGCGGCACATGTTCGTCCGCCCCGTCCTCAACCTCCACCAGCACTCCTGGACCGAAGCTCACGTCGCGGCCTTCCGCTACTTCGGCGGCGTCCCGCGCCGGCTCGTACCGGACAACCTGAAGACCGGCGTCGACAAGCCCGATCTCTACGACCCGAAAATCAACAAGGCGTATGCCGAACTCGCCACCCACTACGGGGCGTTGGTGGACCCGGCTCGCGCCCTGAAGCCGAAGGACAAGCCCAGGGTGGAGCGGCCCATGCCCTACATCCGGGACTCGTTCTGGCGCGGGCGGGAGTTCATCTCGATCGAGCACATGCAGGCCGAGGCCGTCACCTGGGCCCAGAACGTCGCAGGCCAGCGGCCATGCCGGCCGCTGGGCGGGGCCACCCCGATGGCGGTCTTCGGGGCCCTGGAGGCGGAGACGCTGCTGCCGCTGCCGCCCACCCCGTTCGTGCTGGCCCGCTGGTCGACCGCGACGGTCGGCCCGGACATCCACATCAAGGTCGGCCGCACCCTCTACTCGGTGCCCTGGAAACTGATCGGCCGAAGGGTCGATGTCCGCTCCACCGCCACGATGGTCCAGGTCTTCCTCGACGGTGAACTGGTCAAGACTCACGCGGCACTTGAGCAGGGCAAACGCACCGACAGAAGCGACTACCCGCCGGAGAAGATCGCCTTCCAGATGAAGACACCGATCTGGTGCCGCACCCAGGCGTCCGAGCTCGGCGACGCCTGCCGCGAGGTCGTCGACCAGCTGCTGGAGGTCAACGCGCTCTACCGGCTCCGCGCCGCCCAGGGAGTTCTCGGACTGCGCAAGAAGTACGGCGACACGCGGCTGGAGGCCGCCTGCGCGAGAGCGATCACGGTCGGCGACCCGTCCTACCGCACCATCAAGGGCATCCTGATCGCCGGCACCGAGACCGATCCCGAGCCCGAGACCAGCGGCGATGCGGGAGCCGCGGCTTTCCTCCACGGACCGAAGCGGCTGTTCGCCTCCGCGACACCCCCCGACACGGCGGACGGGCTCCGCGACGACCAGGTCCACGGCGAAGCTGAGGGAAGCATCTGA
- the istB gene encoding IS21-like element helper ATPase IstB, with product MSVMDTALRESLKSLRLSGMLETLDARLAQAHGGELGHLDFLQVLCQDEITRRETVAFQRRLHRAKFEQQVTLEEFDFTASSKLPAAQIRDLGALRWLHAGESVILFGPVGVGKTHVAQALGHLAVRQGAHVRFAKTSRILAELAGGHADRTWDKRLRELVRPDVLILDDFAMRQLGAAQADDLYELVSERQGRSLIITSNRAPSDWYPLFPNPVVAESLLDRLINTSHQVIMNGPSYRPNKRPKNPTDKPGKAPVK from the coding sequence ATGAGCGTGATGGACACCGCCCTGCGCGAGTCGCTGAAGTCGCTGCGGCTCTCGGGAATGCTGGAAACCCTTGATGCCCGCCTCGCCCAGGCCCACGGCGGCGAGCTCGGCCACCTCGACTTCCTCCAGGTCCTCTGCCAGGACGAGATCACCCGCCGCGAGACCGTCGCCTTCCAACGGCGCCTGCACCGGGCGAAGTTCGAGCAGCAGGTCACCCTCGAGGAGTTCGACTTCACCGCCTCCTCGAAGCTGCCCGCGGCCCAGATCCGCGACCTCGGCGCCCTGCGCTGGCTGCACGCGGGCGAGTCGGTCATTTTGTTCGGTCCCGTCGGGGTCGGCAAGACGCACGTCGCCCAGGCCCTCGGGCACCTCGCGGTCCGCCAGGGCGCCCACGTCCGCTTCGCCAAGACCAGCCGGATCCTCGCCGAACTGGCCGGCGGCCACGCGGACCGCACCTGGGACAAACGCCTGCGCGAGTTGGTACGTCCCGACGTGCTCATCCTCGACGACTTCGCCATGCGCCAGCTCGGCGCGGCCCAGGCCGACGACCTCTACGAACTCGTCTCCGAGCGGCAGGGCCGGTCCCTGATCATCACGAGCAACCGGGCGCCCAGCGACTGGTATCCGCTCTTCCCCAACCCCGTCGTCGCCGAGTCCCTCCTGGACCGGCTCATCAACACCAGCCACCAAGTCATCATGAACGGCCCCAGCTACCGGCCGAACAAGCGCCCCAAAAACCCCACCGACAAGCCCGGCAAGGCCCCGGTCAAGTGA
- a CDS encoding STAS domain-containing protein — translation MRDTATADGGKPQRRAFIDSSGINTFLIAYQAASSAQGWLRIASAQEAVLGVLQIVGLDKVIPCRPTIEQALTAG, via the coding sequence GTGCGCGACACTGCCACCGCGGACGGTGGCAAACCTCAACGGCGTGCCTTCATCGACTCCAGCGGCATCAACACCTTCCTCATCGCCTACCAGGCCGCGAGCAGCGCTCAGGGATGGCTGCGCATCGCCAGTGCCCAGGAAGCCGTCCTGGGGGTCCTGCAGATCGTCGGCCTCGACAAGGTCATCCCCTGCCGCCCCACCATCGAACAGGCCCTGACCGCCGGTTAG
- a CDS encoding acyl-CoA thioesterase, which produces MESFKTRRRIRMSDADIYGNVHNLSMIRYAEDTAVELARKLQQEHGIQSYWGVADIQASFTSPLPWTTADVGLSLQAERVGRASLTLLTQITSEHGTHATVRSRVIRFDATGNRAAISPEERAHYSRYLTSSGQSAGKVLAQSRT; this is translated from the coding sequence ATGGAATCCTTCAAGACCCGTCGGCGCATCAGGATGAGCGACGCCGACATCTACGGCAATGTGCACAACCTGTCGATGATCCGGTACGCCGAGGACACCGCCGTCGAATTGGCGCGGAAGCTTCAGCAAGAACACGGCATCCAGAGCTACTGGGGTGTCGCAGACATTCAGGCCAGCTTCACATCGCCGCTGCCCTGGACGACAGCCGACGTCGGACTGTCCCTGCAAGCCGAAAGGGTCGGCCGGGCCAGCCTGACACTCCTCACCCAGATCACTTCCGAACACGGCACGCACGCCACCGTCCGATCGCGCGTCATCCGTTTCGACGCCACCGGCAACCGCGCCGCCATCAGCCCGGAAGAACGCGCCCACTACTCCCGCTACCTGACATCAAGCGGCCAATCCGCAGGCAAGGTTCTCGCGCAGTCCCGGACCTGA
- a CDS encoding macrolide family glycosyltransferase, protein MLSVPLGDAEQVRHVAVFNVAMPGHVIPTLAVVRELVRRGHRVSYAVTAQFADDVRAVGATPVLYEAPDAGEAPEDMVVGVTGAVIVNVAALPQLETAFGADVPDVVLSDVYAWAGPLLAARWGVPAVQLAPTHIPYDGVVQDFYGLDDIAQIPGFPELAEALEEFGVPGGVHALTLAPPKTIAFFPRSFQRRPETVKAGEAHWVGPAICDRSFQGRWQKPENDKPVLYISLGSQFNRHPEFYRSCIEAFDGLGWHVVMSVGSDVAATGLGLVGDGFEVHACVPQLDVLAAASVFVTHGGMGSLMEAFSLGVPVVVVPQMAEQRVNASQVEELGAGRHLPREQATPETLRAAVQAVIDDRQVAAAVARLRRDISAAGGAAAAADVVEKTLADTPTTTH, encoded by the coding sequence ATGCTGAGTGTTCCGTTGGGCGATGCGGAGCAAGTACGCCATGTAGCAGTGTTCAACGTGGCTATGCCAGGGCATGTCATTCCGACGCTGGCCGTCGTGCGCGAACTGGTGAGACGCGGTCACCGGGTGAGTTACGCAGTGACCGCGCAGTTCGCCGACGACGTACGGGCGGTGGGAGCGACCCCTGTTCTTTACGAGGCACCCGATGCAGGGGAGGCGCCCGAGGACATGGTCGTGGGGGTGACCGGGGCAGTCATCGTCAACGTGGCCGCGCTGCCACAGCTGGAAACCGCGTTCGGTGCCGACGTGCCGGATGTGGTCCTCTCGGATGTGTACGCCTGGGCGGGCCCGCTGCTCGCAGCTCGCTGGGGGGTGCCCGCCGTCCAGCTGGCTCCGACGCACATTCCCTACGATGGGGTGGTACAGGATTTCTACGGGCTGGACGACATCGCCCAGATCCCCGGCTTCCCCGAACTCGCAGAAGCGCTGGAGGAATTCGGTGTGCCGGGAGGAGTCCACGCGCTGACGCTGGCGCCGCCGAAAACGATTGCGTTCTTCCCACGCTCCTTCCAGCGGCGTCCGGAGACAGTGAAGGCGGGCGAGGCGCACTGGGTGGGCCCGGCGATCTGCGACCGGTCCTTCCAGGGCCGCTGGCAGAAGCCGGAGAACGACAAGCCGGTGCTGTACATTTCGCTGGGCTCTCAGTTCAACCGGCACCCGGAGTTCTACCGGTCGTGCATCGAGGCATTCGATGGACTGGGGTGGCACGTGGTGATGAGTGTGGGTTCCGACGTGGCCGCCACCGGGCTCGGCTTGGTGGGAGACGGGTTCGAGGTGCACGCGTGTGTGCCGCAACTCGATGTGCTGGCCGCCGCGTCGGTGTTCGTCACACACGGCGGCATGGGCAGCCTCATGGAAGCCTTTTCTCTTGGGGTACCCGTCGTCGTGGTACCGCAGATGGCCGAGCAGAGGGTCAACGCCAGCCAGGTCGAGGAGCTGGGCGCGGGACGCCATCTCCCCCGGGAACAGGCAACGCCCGAGACGCTGCGCGCCGCGGTCCAGGCGGTCATCGACGACCGGCAGGTAGCCGCCGCGGTGGCGAGGCTGCGCCGGGACATCAGCGCGGCCGGCGGCGCGGCAGCCGCGGCAGACGTCGTAGAGAAGACCCTGGCCGATACACCCACGACTACCCACTGA
- a CDS encoding CocE/NonD family hydrolase — protein sequence MSGVRKTVWRGTVSVALLASVLAGQGSFASVAESAGGEAAGDASRDPASASSQSVVMRDGTRIAATVYTPAGAGPHPLIVMPGAWWTMPQDVLFDEKKELAEAGYVVVSYDPRGLRRSGGEIDMAGPSDVADVSEMITWALGHTPADGRRVGLYSSSYGAAVTLNAAAHDPRVVAVAALCPWTDLFDSFVRNGTHTGTIATYQAVLGSLNGRMSPQTRQAFARLTSNQDTEAVRAWAKERSPRTFAAQLNARRTPVFMAGEWSDPLVPAGQTGRFLDQLTGPRQLWMNPGGHGDSSSREAALLQPKAAIREHARRWLDRFLLGRPNGVDLLAPLMVRPRNNDRVETYPSWSRLERSPSQVPLRAEGTSGEASVRLLAGLDSPADSGLFPVAGLADSVGLAPTTALPLLAAPLAAVWRSEPLEVPWGLRGSPVVRTRLTSTTSRGTFVAHLYDVDPLGVARLISHTPYSFTGATPGTRFAAEVPLPAAAWNVPRGHRLALVFDGSDHRYTGGGPIGSTLTFSGADTRLSVPVRSV from the coding sequence ATGAGCGGTGTGCGGAAAACGGTGTGGCGGGGCACGGTCTCCGTGGCGTTGTTGGCTTCGGTACTGGCGGGTCAGGGGAGCTTTGCGTCAGTGGCGGAGTCCGCCGGCGGGGAAGCGGCAGGCGATGCTTCGCGGGACCCGGCTTCTGCGTCGAGCCAGTCGGTCGTGATGCGTGACGGCACGCGTATCGCCGCCACTGTCTACACCCCGGCGGGGGCCGGGCCCCATCCGCTAATTGTCATGCCGGGTGCGTGGTGGACCATGCCGCAGGACGTGCTATTCGACGAGAAGAAGGAGCTGGCGGAAGCAGGTTATGTGGTCGTTTCCTACGATCCTCGAGGGTTGCGGCGTTCGGGCGGGGAAATCGACATGGCCGGGCCGTCGGACGTCGCGGATGTCTCGGAGATGATCACTTGGGCGCTCGGTCATACGCCTGCGGACGGGCGGCGTGTAGGGCTGTACTCCTCCTCGTACGGGGCGGCGGTGACTTTGAACGCGGCGGCCCATGACCCGCGCGTGGTGGCTGTTGCGGCTCTGTGCCCTTGGACCGACCTGTTCGATTCGTTCGTGCGCAACGGCACGCATACGGGGACGATCGCGACCTACCAGGCCGTGCTGGGGTCGCTCAACGGCCGGATGAGCCCTCAGACGCGCCAGGCATTCGCACGGTTGACGAGCAACCAAGACACCGAAGCTGTGCGGGCCTGGGCGAAAGAGCGGTCGCCCCGTACCTTCGCCGCGCAGCTCAATGCGCGCCGCACGCCGGTGTTCATGGCCGGAGAGTGGAGCGACCCTCTGGTGCCGGCTGGTCAGACAGGCCGGTTTCTGGACCAGTTGACCGGCCCCAGACAGCTGTGGATGAACCCGGGCGGTCATGGGGATTCCAGTTCACGCGAAGCCGCACTGCTGCAACCGAAGGCTGCCATCCGCGAACATGCCCGGCGCTGGCTCGACCGGTTCCTCCTCGGCCGCCCCAACGGCGTGGACCTCCTCGCGCCGTTGATGGTGCGGCCCCGCAACAACGATCGGGTGGAGACCTATCCGAGCTGGTCGCGCCTGGAGCGGTCCCCCTCGCAGGTGCCGTTGCGGGCAGAGGGGACCTCAGGGGAGGCCAGCGTGCGCCTGCTCGCCGGCCTGGATTCACCCGCCGACTCAGGACTCTTCCCCGTCGCCGGCCTGGCCGACTCGGTCGGTCTGGCGCCCACCACCGCGCTTCCCCTGCTCGCCGCACCGCTCGCGGCCGTGTGGCGCAGCGAACCGCTGGAGGTCCCGTGGGGGTTGCGGGGCTCGCCCGTCGTGCGCACCCGCCTGACATCCACGACGTCTCGGGGCACATTCGTGGCCCACCTCTACGACGTGGACCCGCTGGGTGTGGCGCGGCTGATCAGCCATACCCCGTACAGCTTCACGGGCGCGACACCCGGCACCCGTTTCGCAGCCGAGGTGCCGCTGCCCGCCGCGGCGTGGAACGTCCCCCGCGGGCACCGCCTGGCGCTCGTCTTCGACGGCAGCGACCACCGCTACACGGGCGGCGGCCCGATCGGCTCAACTCTCACGTTCTCCGGGGCCGACACCCGCCTGAGCGTTCCCGTCCGTTCCGTATGA
- a CDS encoding DinB/UmuC family translesion DNA polymerase — MRLRGRGQVARGLTLVLRFVGGTSWEKTRRLPEASAHDDDLRTMAYRLIDAAGLQCGRLTGLALRGDDLTDADQVAEQISLDQAREDRLVAEAVSDRIRKKFGPDVIGPAAALLRAS; from the coding sequence GTGCGGCTGCGCGGCCGCGGCCAGGTCGCGCGCGGCTTGACGCTGGTCCTGCGGTTCGTGGGCGGGACGTCGTGGGAGAAGACGCGTCGTCTGCCGGAGGCCTCCGCGCACGATGACGACCTGCGCACGATGGCCTACCGGCTGATCGACGCCGCTGGTCTCCAGTGTGGCCGCCTGACCGGACTCGCCCTGCGCGGCGACGACCTCACTGACGCCGACCAGGTCGCTGAGCAGATCAGCCTCGACCAGGCCCGTGAGGACCGGCTGGTCGCGGAAGCGGTCAGTGACCGCATCCGCAAGAAGTTCGGGCCCGATGTGATCGGCCCGGCCGCCGCGCTGCTGCGCGCCTCCTGA
- a CDS encoding DUF6292 family protein, with protein sequence MLLNPPGLLRPGLLPHWPYAQDVDQALTDRAIPPGTVRVERTGRAYGELMYLVLAWDVSRCAGPGGLRLTWREDTGWSHTLLRTGGEAAIPRGPLTVLHRVYAAPEAVADVADALVSRRFRGYETEWHGEWERAHEVRTAIDAFREPVG encoded by the coding sequence GTGCTGCTCAACCCGCCAGGGCTCCTGCGCCCCGGCCTGCTGCCGCACTGGCCCTACGCCCAGGATGTCGACCAGGCCCTCACCGACCGCGCCATCCCGCCAGGCACCGTCCGCGTGGAACGCACCGGCCGGGCCTACGGCGAGCTCATGTACCTGGTGCTGGCCTGGGACGTGTCCCGCTGCGCCGGCCCGGGCGGCCTGCGGCTCACCTGGAGGGAAGACACCGGCTGGTCCCACACCCTGCTCCGCACCGGCGGCGAGGCGGCGATTCCGCGCGGTCCGCTCACGGTCTTGCACCGCGTGTACGCGGCACCCGAAGCCGTGGCGGATGTGGCTGATGCGCTGGTGTCCCGGCGCTTTCGCGGCTACGAGACGGAATGGCACGGTGAGTGGGAGCGTGCGCACGAGGTGCGCACCGCGATCGACGCCTTCCGGGAGCCGGTCGGCTGA
- a CDS encoding NACHT domain-containing protein translates to MVGLGGRRRRRNWQLTDTLCAVVVLACAVYAVWQISHGGLEPSDTAGVLGLLLAAAGLAAAIRALRKPVEGNDAERARVLAATLAGLVEEGEGAVWRQLLGDDIRRINLTYLLHPAAVRPALAPPAGRLAAGGPGSGPATVPDIVTYYRATRPARLVVTGAPGAGKTVLALELLLALIDGRAEDDPVPVRIPLSRWDTERQSLPDLLRQRLVEAYDWPADLVALLVRHHLVLPVLDGLDEMDPPRADGSPDPAAPRATAVIHALNIHQQGRDAGPLILTCRTRHYDALAPEITVLDAARIAVDPVATDDAWTYLADRALDTARWEPLLDHLAAQPGGVLVAGLSTPWRLCLTATVYHDDGNPAELLALPDANTLDRHLLARFIPAATRTAPNPRGYTAEDVHRWLHHLTTHLDPTGTLHPTAPAGAEATDLVLHELWPLAGRTRVRATDALLTTLLVLTTFVPAWVIASQVPVWIMVLLMAALSGAVATKSGTTPRRLHNPFTTVERRSNLVSGLGTGLGFGLMGGIVFGLEYEPTTGLGAGIAFGLTIGPAMGLMAGFMRQPGALLEARDVIRDDSLAGLMIGLATGIAFGLAFGLAFGLATGIAFGLTFGLAIPLTIALATGLAVGAPVSRRYAVFLLCSRHHLPFRLGLFLDWAVTAGLMRYSGPAYQYRHRELQHWLRQHPHPPTSP, encoded by the coding sequence ATGGTCGGACTCGGGGGACGTCGCCGGCGGCGCAACTGGCAACTGACCGACACTCTGTGCGCGGTGGTGGTCCTTGCGTGCGCGGTCTACGCGGTCTGGCAGATTTCCCATGGTGGTCTTGAACCGTCCGACACCGCGGGCGTACTGGGCCTCTTGCTGGCCGCGGCCGGACTCGCGGCCGCGATCAGGGCACTGCGTAAACCAGTGGAGGGCAACGACGCGGAACGCGCCCGCGTGCTGGCCGCGACCCTGGCCGGCCTGGTCGAGGAGGGGGAGGGTGCGGTGTGGCGGCAGTTGCTGGGCGACGACATCCGCCGTATCAACCTCACCTATCTCCTGCACCCGGCCGCGGTCCGTCCGGCGCTGGCCCCACCGGCCGGACGCCTGGCGGCTGGCGGCCCGGGTTCAGGCCCGGCGACCGTGCCCGACATCGTCACCTACTACCGCGCCACCCGCCCCGCACGGCTCGTCGTCACCGGCGCGCCGGGGGCCGGCAAGACCGTGCTGGCCCTGGAACTCCTGCTGGCCCTCATCGACGGTCGCGCCGAGGACGATCCGGTCCCGGTGCGTATCCCACTATCCCGGTGGGACACCGAACGCCAGTCCCTGCCCGATCTTCTGCGTCAGCGGCTGGTCGAGGCGTACGACTGGCCCGCGGACCTGGTCGCCCTTCTGGTCCGCCACCACTTAGTGCTGCCGGTCCTGGACGGCTTGGACGAGATGGACCCCCCGCGTGCCGACGGCTCCCCCGATCCCGCCGCACCCCGTGCGACCGCTGTCATCCACGCCCTCAACATTCACCAGCAAGGCCGGGACGCCGGTCCCCTCATCCTGACCTGCCGCACCCGCCACTACGACGCCCTCGCCCCCGAGATCACCGTCCTGGACGCCGCCCGCATCGCCGTCGACCCCGTCGCCACCGACGACGCATGGACCTACTTGGCCGACCGCGCCCTCGACACCGCCCGCTGGGAGCCTCTGCTCGACCACCTGGCCGCCCAACCTGGTGGCGTTCTCGTGGCCGGGCTGTCCACCCCCTGGCGGCTCTGTCTGACCGCCACCGTCTACCACGACGACGGCAACCCCGCCGAACTCCTCGCCCTCCCGGACGCCAACACGCTGGACCGGCACCTCCTGGCCCGCTTCATCCCCGCCGCCACCCGCACCGCCCCCAACCCCCGCGGCTACACCGCCGAAGACGTCCACCGCTGGCTCCACCACCTCACCACCCACCTCGACCCCACAGGCACCCTCCACCCCACAGCCCCCGCAGGCGCCGAAGCCACTGACCTTGTCCTGCACGAACTGTGGCCCCTCGCCGGACGCACGCGCGTCCGTGCGACCGACGCCCTCCTCACCACGCTCCTCGTTCTCACCACCTTCGTCCCAGCTTGGGTAATTGCATCCCAAGTACCGGTGTGGATCATGGTCCTGCTAATGGCCGCCCTGAGCGGAGCGGTTGCCACCAAGTCGGGCACCACCCCCAGGAGGCTGCATAACCCGTTCACTACCGTTGAAAGGCGCAGCAATCTCGTATCCGGGCTCGGGACCGGGCTCGGGTTCGGGCTCATGGGCGGGATCGTGTTCGGGCTCGAGTACGAACCCACGACCGGGCTCGGGGCCGGGATCGCGTTCGGGCTCACAATCGGGCCCGCGATGGGGCTGATGGCCGGATTCATGCGGCAGCCGGGTGCGCTTCTCGAAGCTCGGGACGTCATCAGGGACGACTCCTTGGCAGGGCTCATGATCGGGCTAGCGACCGGAATCGCCTTCGGGCTCGCCTTTGGGCTCGCCTTCGGGCTCGCGACCGGAATCGCGTTCGGGCTCACCTTCGGGCTCGCGATCCCGCTCACGATCGCACTTGCGACCGGGCTGGCGGTCGGTGCACCCGTTTCACGACGGTATGCGGTTTTCCTGCTCTGCTCACGCCACCATCTACCGTTCCGGCTCGGCCTGTTCCTGGACTGGGCCGTCACCGCAGGACTCATGCGCTACAGCGGACCCGCCTACCAATACCGCCACCGCGAACTCCAACACTGGCTCCGCCAACACCCCCACCCCCCAACCAGCCCCTAA
- a CDS encoding replication-relaxation family protein — translation MVNVDAGGGDRLALAVLAQYRMATTEQLHLLIAPGVRIEQTRRRLAKLRLEGLVDRVTLAQAGRTRVWFVTEYGAQVAAQLPELRDWQAPRLASDRTAVRLKTGHGLTVTEVGLAFVQDARRRGEVCRPLDWIPEVYHPLGSGEAVIPDALLYYRQGQGEEWSMLRAFVEVDRATMGPERLAAKIGAYARLHSYVPVPVARPRQPFMEPPEEPWRRRYPVFPRLLFILDNTGPTGIQNRAQALRAAARDTGVAGFLRAVPVLVAAMADLLRDGPAAPVWRPVQDLSRHVSWMHSRDT, via the coding sequence ATGGTGAACGTGGATGCGGGTGGTGGGGACCGGCTGGCATTGGCGGTGCTGGCGCAGTACCGGATGGCGACAACGGAGCAGCTGCATCTGCTGATCGCGCCCGGGGTGCGGATCGAGCAGACACGCCGCCGCCTGGCCAAACTGCGTCTGGAAGGTCTGGTGGACCGGGTCACGCTTGCGCAGGCCGGCCGGACGCGCGTCTGGTTCGTCACCGAGTACGGAGCGCAGGTGGCCGCGCAGTTGCCCGAACTGCGCGACTGGCAGGCACCACGCCTGGCGTCAGACAGGACAGCCGTGCGGCTGAAGACGGGACACGGGCTGACCGTGACGGAGGTCGGGCTGGCGTTCGTACAGGACGCCCGGCGCCGCGGCGAAGTGTGCCGACCCTTGGACTGGATTCCCGAGGTCTACCACCCCCTCGGCAGCGGGGAGGCGGTGATCCCGGATGCGTTGCTCTACTACCGCCAAGGCCAGGGTGAGGAGTGGTCGATGCTGCGGGCGTTCGTCGAGGTCGACCGGGCGACTATGGGGCCTGAGCGCCTGGCCGCGAAGATCGGCGCTTACGCCCGGCTGCACAGTTACGTGCCCGTACCGGTCGCACGGCCCCGGCAACCGTTCATGGAACCGCCGGAGGAGCCCTGGCGGCGACGCTATCCGGTGTTCCCGCGGCTGCTGTTCATCCTGGACAACACCGGCCCGACAGGCATCCAAAACCGTGCCCAGGCCCTGCGCGCAGCGGCCCGGGATACGGGTGTGGCGGGCTTTCTGCGCGCGGTTCCGGTCCTGGTCGCGGCGATGGCCGACCTGCTGCGCGACGGGCCTGCAGCGCCCGTGTGGCGGCCGGTGCAGGACCTGAGCCGGCACGTGAGCTGGATGCACTCCCGGGATACCTGA
- a CDS encoding RICIN domain-containing protein: MSAAQASADWPKPGPFYQIASLDPTHAGKCLQMDATPIMGNRGGEGQWVIAAPCSSSPVSAAQRWEPIHNSDGTAQLRNPATGKCLSHDRLYSEFDGAVCAWPEAPARNNSFAYDSKTQQIKNDHFLKATGGNFGTEPWSGCLDLQENGFLSNDTCDTIPQSQLFEVRVGTAPSGS, encoded by the coding sequence ATGAGCGCAGCCCAGGCGTCCGCGGACTGGCCGAAGCCAGGGCCCTTCTACCAGATCGCCAGCCTCGACCCCACGCACGCAGGCAAATGCCTCCAGATGGACGCCACCCCCATCATGGGAAACAGGGGAGGCGAAGGCCAGTGGGTCATCGCCGCCCCGTGCTCGTCCTCCCCTGTCAGCGCGGCGCAGCGATGGGAACCGATCCACAACTCCGACGGCACCGCTCAGCTGCGCAACCCCGCCACCGGCAAATGCCTGAGCCACGACAGGTTGTACTCGGAGTTCGATGGGGCCGTATGTGCCTGGCCGGAGGCGCCCGCGCGAAATAACTCGTTTGCCTATGACTCCAAGACCCAGCAGATCAAGAACGACCATTTCCTGAAGGCGACGGGGGGCAACTTCGGCACCGAGCCGTGGTCCGGCTGTCTCGACCTCCAGGAGAACGGATTCCTGTCGAACGACACCTGCGACACCATCCCCCAGTCCCAGCTGTTCGAAGTGCGCGTGGGCACAGCGCCCTCAGGGTCCTGA